Below is a genomic region from Xylophilus sp. GW821-FHT01B05.
GGGCGTATGGGTCATCGCCGGTGAACCAGCCAAGGTGTCCTGGCGTGCCGTGACGGTCGAGCTTCTGGACAGTGACAGTGCACGGGTCTCCGGGCCACTCAAGCTAGACGAACGGATCGTTGCACTCGGCGCGCATCTATTGCGCGAAGGCGAGCAGGTCAGGGTCGCAGGCCCGGCCGTCAGCGCCAAGGCGGCGGGGGCTCACCCGTGAGCGAAAGCCGTTTCAATCTATCGGCACTGGCCGTACGCGAGCGTTCCATCACGCTGTTTCTGATCTTTCTGATTTCAGTGGCAGGGCTCATCGCGTTCTTCAAGCTGGGCCGGGCGGAAGACCCGCCATTCACGATCAAGCAAATGACGGTCGTCACCGCTTGGCCGGGCGCCACCGCGCAGGAGATGCAGGACCAGGTCGCCGAACCGCTGGAAAAGCGCCTGCAGGAACTGCGCTGGTACGACCGCACAGATACTTACACGCGCCCCGGCCTGGCTTTTTCGATGATTTCCCTGCGCGACGACACGCCGCCTTCGGAAGTCCAGGATGAGTTCTATCAGGCCCGCAAGAAACTCGGTGACGAGGCCAAGAAACTGCCCGCCGGCGTCATCGGCCCCATGCTCAACGACGAGTACGCGGACGTGACGTTCGCGCTCTTTGCCCTCAAGGCCAAGGGCGAGCCGCAGCGCCTGCTGGCGCGCGATGCGGAATCGCTGCGCCAGCAACTGCTGCACGTGCCGGGGGTGAAGAAAGTCAACATCATCGGCGAGCAGCCCGAACGCATCTTCGTTTCCTTCTCGCATGACCGCCTGGCCACGCTGGGGGTCACGCCGCAGGACATCTTCACCGCGCTCAATGCGCAGAACGTGCTGACGCCTGCTGGTTCCATCGAGACCCAGGGGCCGCAGGTCTTCGTTCGTGTCGATGGTGCGTTCGACAGCCTGGAGAAGATCCGGCAGATGCCCATCATGGCGCAGGGGCGGACGCTGAAGTTGTCGGACGTGGCGAACGTCGAGCGCGGCTACGAAGACCCAGCCACCTTCCTGGTGCGCAACAACGGAGAGCCGGCGCTGTTGCTGGGCATCGTGATGCGCGACGACTGGAATGGGCTCGACCTGGGCAAGGCGCTGACGGCGGAAGTCACCAAGATCAACACGGAGCTGCCACTGGGCATGAGCCTGAGCAAGGTGACCGATCAGGCTGTCAACATCGGCTCGGCGGTCGACGAGTTCATGGTCAAGTTCTTTGTCGCCCTGCTCGTCGTGATGGTGGTGTGCTTTGTCAGCATGGGCTGGCGCGTCGGCATCGTGGTCGCGGCAGCCGTGCCGCTGACGCTGGCGGCCGTGTTCGTCGTCATGGTCGCCAGCGGCAAGAACTTCGACCGCATCACGCTTGGCTCGCTGATCCTGGCGCTGGGCCTGCTGGTGGACGACGCCATCATCGCCATCGAGATGATGGTCGTGAAGATGGAGGAAGGCTACGACCGCGTTGCCGCATCGGCCTATGCCTGGAGCCACACGGCGGCCCCCATGCTTTCCGGCACGCTGGTCACGGCCATCGGCTTCATGCCCAACGGATTCGCGCGTTCCACCGCGGGTGAATACACCAGCAACATGTTCTGGATCGTCGGTATCGCCCTGATCGCCTCCTGGGTGGTGGCGGTGGCGTTCACGCCCTACCTGGGCGTGAAGCTGTTGCCGGACATCAAGAAGATCGAAGGCGGGCACGAAGCGATCTACAACACCCCGCGCTACAACCGTTTCCGGCAGGTGCTGGGCCGTGTCATCGCGCGCAAGTGGCTGGTGGCCGGCGCGGTGATCGGCGCGTTCGTGCTGTCCGTCGTCGGCATGGGACTGGTCAAGAAGCAGTTCTTTCCGACCTCCGACCGGCCGGAGGTTCTGGTCGAGGTGCAGATGCCGTATGGCACCTCGATCGAGCAGACCAGCGCCGCGGCAGCCAAGGTCGAGGCCTGGCTGGCCAAGCAGGAGGAAGCCCGGATCGTGACCGCCTACATCGGCCAGGGCGCGCCGCGTTTCTTCCTGGCGATGTCGCCTGAACTGCCCGATCCCTCGTTCGCCAAGATCGTGGTGCTGGCGGGCGACGACAAGGAGCGGGAAACCCTCAAGTTCCGGTTGCGCCAGGCGGTGGCCGACGGGCTGGCGCCCGAGGCGCAGGTGCGCGTCACCCAGATTGTGTTCGGGCCTCCCTCGCCCTTC
It encodes:
- a CDS encoding efflux RND transporter permease subunit; translated protein: MSESRFNLSALAVRERSITLFLIFLISVAGLIAFFKLGRAEDPPFTIKQMTVVTAWPGATAQEMQDQVAEPLEKRLQELRWYDRTDTYTRPGLAFSMISLRDDTPPSEVQDEFYQARKKLGDEAKKLPAGVIGPMLNDEYADVTFALFALKAKGEPQRLLARDAESLRQQLLHVPGVKKVNIIGEQPERIFVSFSHDRLATLGVTPQDIFTALNAQNVLTPAGSIETQGPQVFVRVDGAFDSLEKIRQMPIMAQGRTLKLSDVANVERGYEDPATFLVRNNGEPALLLGIVMRDDWNGLDLGKALTAEVTKINTELPLGMSLSKVTDQAVNIGSAVDEFMVKFFVALLVVMVVCFVSMGWRVGIVVAAAVPLTLAAVFVVMVASGKNFDRITLGSLILALGLLVDDAIIAIEMMVVKMEEGYDRVAASAYAWSHTAAPMLSGTLVTAIGFMPNGFARSTAGEYTSNMFWIVGIALIASWVVAVAFTPYLGVKLLPDIKKIEGGHEAIYNTPRYNRFRQVLGRVIARKWLVAGAVIGAFVLSVVGMGLVKKQFFPTSDRPEVLVEVQMPYGTSIEQTSAAAAKVEAWLAKQEEARIVTAYIGQGAPRFFLAMSPELPDPSFAKIVVLAGDDKERETLKFRLRQAVADGLAPEAQVRVTQIVFGPPSPFPVAYRVMGPDPDKLRAIADEVGNVMRASPMMRTVNTDWGPRVPTLHFTLDQNRLQAVGLTSNAVAQQLQFLLSGAPLTEVREDIRSVQVVGRAAGNIRLDPAKIAGFTLVGSAGQRIPLSQVGTVDVRMEDPILRRRDRTPTITVRGDIAEELQPPDVSNAVLKQLQPIIEKLPSGYRIEQAGSIEEAGKATTAMLPLFPIMIALTLLIIILQVRSIAAMVMVFATSPLGLIGVAPTLLLFQQPFGINALVGLIALSGILMRNTLILIGQIHHNEQEGLDPFHAVVEATVQRARPVILTALAAILAFIPLTHSVFWGTLAYTLIGGTLAGTVLTLVFLPAMYSIWFKIRPIHSQS